The genomic window gtcgcttataaagtgtattcacacttaaaaacgtttctgcctacgcccctgagCCTAGACAAGTCGCTCGAACGCgaaagccatcttctttttcttctccgtCGATTCTCTTGGTTCTACcctccctctccccccccccttatttcgACAGCTTTATCCTGCACCTAAAGTGGTTCTGTGTTGCCTCCAGACTCCAGGATAGGACACATCGGAAGCTTTCATCAGCTCACGTGGTTCTGCGTTTCATCCCGAGATCGGCCCACGTTTGACGAAGCGGTGAGGTCGTACGTGTAATGGCGTTCATTATGTGAAGTCGCGTTTTGTGAGGTCATAAAGACAATGTTCTGGCGGTCCGTCCCGTATTGAAGACGTAAGGTGAGGCCAAcggttaatgtttttttttttttgcagcacccGTGTTGGCGCCGCCTACAGCGACGATTTAGGGGCGGCGCTAAGGGTGTGCGCAGGGACGCTGGAGCATCCCCTCCCCCTTCAATTTTTGCCTGCCCCCTCCCGGTTGCCCAAGAAGGAACATAGTCAGAACGCAATGGCTAAGGTCTCCGCCTCCCTACCCCCCTGAAGGAACTCTGGTATCGTGGGTCCGCCCCCTCTCGGTAAAATAATCTTGACGCCTCCCCTGCCACGGTTACGTATTGCGTTTTATGAAACATTTAAGTAATTGTGCTCCATTCACGCATATTCATTGAAGAAACCGACCACGTCCAATAACTCTTCATATGAAATTGGAATTCTTAATGCGAAATTCCATCTGCGCACGTAAAGTGATAAAGACGGAAGGATAGCGAAAACGTTCCGAACCGTCTTTGTATCTCCAAGCGCCctgaacaggtactcggcttcaAAGCTCCCTGCTGGCGACTCCGGGAACAGTGCGACATGTCGGCTTGCAGGCGTCGTAGAGCCTTCTGCGGACGCTGCCTTGCTTGCCACGACATCTTGTAGCTTCGCTCCGTCCCTGAAAACGAAGGCCGCCGCGTCCTGGAATTCGGCCATGAATCTGGTCACGTTCGATATGGTCTCGATTGATACGGCATTTTCGCCTGACAATAAAAGAAAGAGTTGCAGATAAATGTCATACGCGGCGACCAGATGATGTCTCACCCTACGTTGGCTTAAATAGAAAAGGGGCAACGGGAGAGATAGGGGGAACAATGAATTTAGGAAGACATTGTAGCACGATTGACATCGGTCTCCAAATTGTTGCTCCTCAATAGCCCACTGGCGTGCGAAGGATTCTCAATGACGGGGGAGGGGGGCAAGTTTAATTCTAAATAATAATTTTTCTTCAATGCGATACAACCGATTTGAATATTTTGAAGATTACACAAGCGCGCGGCAGGCAATTATCCGAGTTTTGTGGTATACACTGAAATGTGCTCTATTCACCTTCCAGCATGTCCAGTGCCTTGTATGGCACGCCAATGACATTGTCCACAAGGCGATGGCACTTGTCTTCCTGCGTCAACTGTACAATAGAAAGGAAGATTCGAGGTTGGGATGCTTTTCGAGACAGTTAATTCACATAACTGTTGGCATCATGAAATGCTAAAACACTGTGGGGCATCATTGCAGCAGCAGATGACCGGTGCTTGTCTTCCAGTGGTAACTAGGCAACAGAAAAGAAGATCCGAGGCAAGATGCATTTTGAGACAATTAACATAACTCATTGTTGGAATCTCATGAAATGCTAAAACATTTTGGAGCATCATTACAGCAGCAGACGACTGGTAAATGTCTTGAAGTGTTAACTGGACTATAGAAAAGAGGATCCGAGGCAAGATGCGTTTTGAGACAATTCACATAACTAATCGTTGGCATAACCATAAGATAAACAACCGTGAAGCAACATTACAGCATTAGAAGACCAGAAAAAGGCCATAAACGTTCACACTAAATgtactagccccccccccccctctccttctgCTTTAACGAACGAGCATCGTTAAAAGAATGGTGGCTTGTGAAGCATCTATGTGACGAATCTAATCTCTTATATTCTAAACGCGGTGAAAATAGACATGTAGCTGGTATCAATACAAGCTCTGTTTATTGAGCAGTCCGCCGAATCCTGTAGGCAGACATATTCTCACGGGAACCTGGCGGACGTCTCTTGCATGATCTAAAGTGGTTTCAAATGAATCTTACCGATATCACGTATGCAAGGGCGATGTGAGTTTCTTAAGTGTATGTTATCTGAATAGTCATTAGCCGTGGGTGGCGTTAATTCTATGGCACACAATTTACTGCACCATATCATTTGGCAGTGGGCTCCACAGTATAGATCTGCATGAGTCGGGAAAATGTTTAGCGCATTGTAATCTAAAGATTGAACGTTGCTTGTCCGTATATTTCGGGGCTTAGCTATCATGCCTCCATGAGACGATTTTGTCACAGACATTAAGCTGTCTAGGTCTGATCGAAAGCAACGTTGATTGGACGAAGACTAAAGAGATAATAAAGCACAGTATAAAAAATGTTGGTGATGAAAATACACAAACGAAAGAGCAGGTATAGAGGCTTGATTGAAGACATAAAAGATCACCCAGAGATAGGCAGGACTGCTGGATTTAAATATTTGGAACCGTATTAGAACAAGCTGACGGGACGTCTGTCGATCGGTGCCCAAGGATGACCCTCCTTGACACTAAGCCCTGTTTCAAAGGAGGTGCCAATAAGTAGAGTAGGTTCGTTGTGCAGACCAGCTAGTAGTCGATGAATCCAAACGGTTTATCCATTGTCATATAGTGCATAAGGAAAGTGTTAGTTAATTCGTCTAATGTGTTTGTTGTCGACTTTTGTGTACTACTCTAAAGATGTCGTCATAGTCATCATCAACcatctggatttttttctgaacaTATTTAAATAGTTTCGTGAAGATATCTACGTGATAGAATTCTGAACTATTGTGCTCTCCATAGGAGAGACATTTTTGTGCCTGTTGCTGTCTCCTGTAGATAGTATAGCCTACGCAGCGCCATCTAACCATGGCTACGCCATCCAGGTTCTCGTACGCGCCCGTCCTGTTGAGAGCCTCCAGGACGTCCAACTTGGGTCCAACCAAGTATCGAAGAACGTGCCAAGCCAACACGAGTCGGTTGTTTAGTCGCTGGTCTGGACGCGACAGGTATGCCACCATGGCCAGCGCCTGCTCTTCTGCGGTCACGTGCTCGTAGGAGGCGTGCTTCGAACGGCCGAACTGGGTTAGCAGCTCCTTCCAGTGGTCTGCAGGACATAGTGGCGACACGTTCTCGAACTTGAAATTAAATCTTGCGAAATTAAGTTTCGCCACACCATTCGTGCTTATATTGGTGAAATATTGTTGATGTACGTGTGCGTAACTATACACAGGGACTTAAGAAGACGGCTCTCGGTCTTCGCGTGTTGTCCCGTCTTCCAAAGTCCCTCAGTAAGTGTCGTGCTCGTATTTCAAGGTATAATGTGAATCACGAACTCTCCCAATCAGACATCTTGTCCGAGAGTTCGCGCATCATTTGCCAAGAGGTAACGAAGCTATCTCGAAGAACTGTTTGAGCGTTCGCAGTCTTGCAGTATTGGCGAAAAACGTGCATTACAAGACAATGTTATTATTGACTGCACATATCGTATACAGTGGTTATGCGAATAAGTTAACGCAAAAGTGTCACGGTTCCTTATGCACTGTGCTAAGGCGACTCAAAGGGCAAAGCCATCTTTTAGAGTGCAGCTTTCAGGCACCCGCTTCTGCTTTGAGTGGTGCCGCCGTTGGCATCGGTGTTACCGATAGAGCGAACGACAACACACGCCTCTAGCCCTGGCAGTTTTCCACGGCAATATGTAACGAAAGTTACATAGCTGTGACTGCGGAAaaccacaacttcaaacacagcTTCACACTCCGAGCCGCGTAGCGTGATTGCCGGTGATCTTTTTCTCCGTCGGCTGTACTCATTAACGCCCTCCTTAAGAGCCTTTTTGCATCAGACGTGATGTTTTCGTTTTGTTCTGAACACACTGGCACTAACAAGTACTGTGCAGCCTTGCCTAATACAGTCACAAATTGCCGAGAATTCCAAAGTTTCCCAACGCTCGTCTCCAAACTTTCGCCGCCGTCTGAACGAAGTTGTGGTAAAGCAAAGAGCTCTGCTGAGCAGCGTGGACAGGGTGAACGAATCATACAACGGCGAGTGCATGCATTCGCCGTTCTATGATTCGTTTACCCTGTTCACGCTGCTCAGCAGAGCTGGTCTGAAAGAATCGCTGCTAACTGACCTTCTGGGATGCCAGTGCTGTTGGACAGACTTGCGATGCTCAATTTCACAGGTTGATCGGATCCGTACGTGTCGTTCACGAACTCTGAAACTGAACACCGCGAAACTACAGGTGTGTACTCGAGTGCACAGTAGGCATGCAGTACATTCTAAGATGCAGGCGACAAGGGGATTTTGAGGAGTACAAACGTTTGGACTTCTAACAAAACAACGTGCACGTGGATACTACAGAGTTAGACTTTTCTTCAGTATGTCATTTACCATAGCGAAACCGAGGGGTTCGAGTCACAACTTGAAGCGCAAAGCGAGTTTCCTGCGCAACGGCTTCGAAAAAGCTTTGAACACGGGTAGGTGCTGGAGCCATATTTATGATAAGTGGTCATCCCTTCTTCAAGGTGGCAAATTTTCAAGGCATATTATGCCTTGAAGGCAAACCACATTTCGAAACATTGGCTCTAGCGACACGCACTGCTCATCTCTCCAAGCATTATAATTTCCTGGACTTCTACCCTGCGTAAAGTCTATTTGCTTTAGTATCAAAACAATAGAGTAATTTCACGGTAATTTGAACTAAACTAGCCCGTAAAAAACTTTGACATCATGTCGTAGTAGTGATTGCCACAGGATGGTGTCGCGACCTTTATTGAACAAGAGCACCTACATTTAAAGTGGAGGATAAATCTAACAGCCAATAACCATAGTACGTTGTTCGGTAGGCAGCCCACTCGGAAGGGTGGGAGCTTACAACAAAAGCCTGACGTGGCTACGATGAATAGTTTTGCCGAGAACATTTCTGTGACGTCACACATTCTGATTATCTGTGACGTCACGATGTTTCCTCAGTCGTCGCCGAGTCTCAAACGTTCCAGACGCGATGAGACATATAAGGCTCAGTATCATGTACGCGTGCGTTTGGCTGCTGTAATTATTTACTTTCATCATCCGAATCCATGAGCTGCTCCTTGATGGTACTGTTCCCCACGAGAGCATAGTGGCTCAGGAAAGTCCGGTAGAACCATTCAATGTCCTCCTCTCCCATTGTTCGTGAAGCGGCGATGAATTCATTCACCTCAGGGTTTAGGGCAATCTATAGACAAAAGAAAGTGGCCACTTTTGTAATTTTTTGTTGCGACAACTGGTTCGCAATTGTTGCACAGTGACAATGCTTCTAAAGTACGAGTAAAGGTCATTGTGTTGTAGCCTGTAGGAGACACAATGAAGCTTCCCTCAGTTACACGGGGTCGACCTCTTTCCCGCTGACTAAGAATtgttccttttctctttcttaaTCATGTAAATATAACCAGTTGAGCATATCCAGTCACACAAGCCCAGTGGTCCAAAGCTCTCTAAACAGCAAGTCAGCAAGAGCGAGTTGACAGACTCGTGATGTGTATACGCACAAGGCGAATAAAATTTCGCCTCGAGGTTCCAAGTACCAAGATCTGGAAACTTCAGCAACTGCGTGCAGCGTGCGTATGTCGTGCACTGCTGTAACATATATACGCTGTTCTAGCACTTTCGCGGAACCCTCGTAACAATTGTAAGAATTGCACGAAGGTCGCCAATTTTCATATAATCATTGTCTTCATAGGTACTCCAGATAACTGATGGAGTGAGCCGTGATCTATTTGTTTCTATTGGCCCCTCTAAACTTGTCAAGTCCATAGTTCTACATATTATTTTTGCAATTTCCAGCCCTGCGCTCAAAATCCAGTTTTTGTCGGAAATCAAGAGTCTGCTCCATAAGTTCTCTCTCAAATCTCCTTTAACCCATTAAGGGCCAGTGTACTTTACAAGGTatacttcctttctttttttttggggggggggggatagaaaATACTCAACAGAATGTTCTGAAATTGCTCATAGGAATTTTGGAATCGGAGAGGACATTCAAGACACGTGTGGGATTCCTTGTCAGTCTACTCTTGATCAGATGCTTCGAGGTTCGTACGCACGGTGTCTTGTGAATGATTGCGTCTCGACTAAGTCaccgtaaaaacaaaaaaaaaatatcatgttCATCGGCCCTATTCAGGACCCCAAGCACCTCCTTCATAATGAAAACTGCATACTCAGCCAACAAAGGTTTTTGCCTGTTTCGCACCTCTTCTACTGGGCATTCCGACTGGGACTCATATCTTAAATCTATCATATCTTAGCTGATGACTCATATCTTAGGTCTACAGTGCACACGAAAAACAGTGACTATACGGTGAAGAAAGTGGCTGTGTATGTCTTCGCCGTGGACCGTGCCTTCCATCTGCACTTTAATCCTAACATATTGACTCTAAAGAGCAGCTCAACATTATCGGCTCAACAGATCGCCTCATTTTTTGTTCCCGTCCCAACTCACATCGATCACAAACGGTGCCGACGCCTCGCCGATGACGTTGTACTTGCGCGAGAACGCCACCGGGGCGACGACGCCGTACTCGAGCGACAGCTCCATCATGCGTTTCAAGGGGTCCTCCGCCGGGTCGTCCACCATGTGACGTATGTCGAGATTGAAGCGCGACAGGAAAGAGAGGACATCCTGGACGCCATCTTGCGGTTTCCGTGCGTACTCCGCGCAGAACCGCATGAGCTCATCGCCGTCCGCTCCGACGGGTCCGTAATGGTAGTGTTCGGTGGCAGAGTCGTTGCCACTGCCACGCTCGTCCACCGAGTGCTTCGCGCGCAAAATAGCGTGAGGTGAACATATTAGGCCAAGATAAACACAGAAATAAAATGGTTGGGCGTTGCTTTGCTGTCGAAAACGCCAATGATACTAAGTGGCGCTAATCATTCATAACTTCATGGGACACCAACTAACTCAAACTGCTTTGCATAATTAGGTCTTTTAGTAATCACAGGAGCCTTAGCTATCAGCTCGAGGGTACACTTtgaaaaccacagcatatccatggagttgTAGAGAGGAATAAGactatgtgccgcagtgggtcacgatgaccatcggagccTGGGTCGTACCTCGCTGGGTGTTCTCTTCAGCCGTTTCTGGGATgacaggtagtttcctgttgcggagctCCAGGTTGAGTtaacccgcacctccaccactctggatCGGGGTTAATTGGTGTAAGTAGTACTTGCACGGTAGGTGTATTGCTGCGGAAAGCTGGCGGCAGCAACCGACCCAGGAATCACAGCtctcggggcaacagctcgcgctcggctcctctcgctaaaggcgtgacccactgcgacACATAGTCTTGTCCTTttctacagagtgaatgatgatgagtgggcgaagctccggaggtacatcggtaaaccgtgaatcctccgtaAATCTTGCCCAGTCGATCATTACGTAAAGACGGTGAGTACGCGCTGCAGCCGTTTTCCGAGCCCTCCGTTCTGCCGCCTTGACTTCGTCGCTCATACTAGAAGCACACAGACTGCCGGCGAAAGAGGAAGCGCGCCAAGAGCGAACGCATTTTAACGCAAGAGCGAACGTGGTCTCTTATCACGCGTGAGCACGCATCAGATTAGAGCGAGTGCCGCCGCACCATCTCGTGAGCAATACGAGCACTAGCTGTGCGAGCGCCACGTTGCCATCGCCATCCAGTGAGCGCTCCgagaactagaggtggctacgagGACGCGGGACTTgcctacgccttaaggagcttcgcccctaaatgatgCCCGAACGGTCGCTATTTAAAACACACCTCAGTTTCGTTTGCAGGGAAGCTCGGAAACGTGACCGTAGAGTCGCAGACAAAAGTGTTCCGTTTCTTGCAAGAATCCGCCTGGCGGCCGACCATGTCGATGAACCAGTCTTTTATTTGCAGACACACGGAATTGTTGCATACGGCTCTGATTTTTTCGGGAGAAACTTTCCAGCGAGGCCTTTTGAGACTTCCGTCGTCATTGTCGTCGTCTTGCAGTTCGGTCTGATTGGGCGCTTTCGTCACCACTTTCGGTGGTGACGTCCCCAGACGAGCGGCTGCTCGCGCCCTGTCTTTCTCTTCGGCAGGCTCTTCGAGGGCTGCTCGGGCCACCACCTTATGTGGGTCGGTTGTCTGTGGGGGCGTTATAGGCAATTAACAGCAATCAGGTGAACCATTTGTATTAATCGGTAGGGTTTTACATTTCACAACCACAATATCATTATATGGTGGGGGGCGTCGGAAAAACTACATTTGGAGTCCTTAAATGCGCACTGAATGCGATACAAACGATGACTTCGAATGCCGATGAATTTTGCTCACGCGGTGCTGAAAAGACGTCCTCAAAGCGAGCGTCATACGCTCGGGCAAGCAACCTTCAGGTCCAATTTAAGATAGTTTCATAACAAATTATATATACCTTGCAAATTTTTGGCGCTTCTCCAAAACACTTTTCGGAAGTTAATGAAGTAGACTCACTTATAGCGCATAACGATCCACGAATAACGTGCCCAGAAAATCTTCATAATTCGCCATTGACGAGTGAAGTTAGTTATTCATCGCACGCTTCAAGAGTTTTCTCCTTTCGTATCGGCGATCGTGGTGTCATACGCAGTGACGGGGATGACAAGGGGCAAGAAGATGCGCCCCTTGGTCAGCGTCATGAGGATAAACACTTTGACGACCAGAAAGATAGCTCCGAACGAATGGAAACACTAGCAGAAGACGCATTTTGTTGAGCGATGTAAGTAGTTGAGTGTGGTAATAAAGGTTacgttggaagttagcgcctgtattgtgtgtcttctttttgtgTACATGTTCGTTAAGCGTTATGTATACTTTTTTCGTTTTCAGTATGTACTAACAAGCTCAAGTTTCAACAGTAATGAGcgctttattttatttcttcttcGAACGTGggtctttttttttagtgtgttcTTTTTGAGCGTCGGAACGTGGCGACATGCGGTGGCGGCCACGGCAAGTATGCAGCTCAAGATGGTGAAATTCATGAGGGGCCGCGGAGTTTTGGTATATGGAATCATTTGTAACTTCGAGGATTGTGAATTTTCGGCCGCTTTGCTGCGCTACAGTGtttagctcgcgtgttctcgaaagcgccgactaccgatcggcagcgttttcgaAGCGTGgcgaaaaagtgttgcagggtccctttaatacCTCTCGCTCAAGCCATGTCGCATTTATTTGTCGAAGTTTACGTCGCTATAGTAGTAGATATCTATCGATCTCTTGTCGAGTAGCAAGCACAGGTTTTAAAAGTTACAGCAAGATTTTTGTTTAGTCATTCAGCATGCTGAAGCAGACAAGGATCGCTTTTGTCTCCGATTCATCTAACCAAATAAGCTGTTGGCACTAATTTGGCACATTAATGTTGTCGCATTATACGTGGCCGCATGACGATAATATGTCACAAACTTTTTACCTTCAATATAAATCGCACTCTCTGCGTCAGTCCCAGTTGTATTCTTGCGAAAAATATTGATGTCGAGGCTCCATAAAATTGTGTTTTTGTATTTCGTAACGGCAGTTCTAGTGGATTATGATTGCTTCAAGCATGGTTTTGTACATTACTAAAACCAGCGTCCAGTAGTTACTGTCTACACAGCGTCTAGTCATGCAATGATAGTACTGAACTTCTATTTTTCAAGGCTACGTGACACTCGCCTGTTCCACGTTATCAGGTGGAGCCGTCTCTCTGCGTCCGAAGGGGCCCTGTTGTCGGCCACCCTTGAACTTCTTTGGTCCTGCAGTCTGTCGGATGAATGTTGCAATAAAATGGTTAGATACGGCGTTTTCGGTAATCCTGATTGGTAGTAAATGTAATACAATCAAGGCTTTGTTCATAACATACAGCCGTTCGCTAAAATCAGTTAAATATGACTGCCCTAAAACGGATTCGGGCTACCCTTAAAAATCCACAAGGAAGGATGCAGTGCACTTTTCGGGCTAGTTTGGACCCGGGAATACTATGCCGTTGTCGCATTGATAACGAAGTGGCAGGATGATGCAAAATTGCTGCTTCTACACTGATCTTATGCTAAGTAAGTTCAGGATTGAGGCCCACGTGTGtgcgcacacccacacacacacacacacacacgcacacccacacgcacacacacacacacacacacacacacacacacacacacatgcacgcacgcacacacacacacacacacacacaaacacacacacacacatgcacgcacgcacacacacacacacacacgcacgcacgcacagagagagagagagactaatGATGGTGCACTAGTGTAAGGAACATCTTCTTATCGTATTCTTGGTTGATAAATGATAATTCAGGATTCAGTTGATTCTTCCATTTTTTTGCGATacgaattaacaagcttttagtGTACATGCTCAAGGTCAATATCCCTGCATTCCGTGAAGAATAAACAACATGATGTAGCACGTATAGAAAAACGAAACGATTCATTCGACGTTTCAGCCGTTGAGTTTGTGCCCATTCAACGAGTGAATCGGTATATATGCGCCAGATGACACATCACTTACAGTTGATTGATAATTGTACCTTTAGTGCTTGCTGCATAAACATTTTAAATTTAAGATATACGATCTCCTATATCTCTGTCATGCTTCGCGTCATGAGAACTGTGATGAAAGCTCAACAAAGTCAGCAGTCACGGTTACTTGTTTCTTCGTACCATCCTTCTGTTCCATGCGCTGATGAACAGTAGGACCATCATGAAGGAGGCAATCAGTACGAAGGAGGCGAAAACTTCCTTCCAGTGACGCCGCGCCTTGGTGCGATAGCGCTGCCAAATCTGCTGGTCGGCTGCCCTGAATCGGTGATAGGGTGATGTGAATAGTTGCGCTTTCCAATAACTTATCTAAGAAAACTGAGCAGAAAgtaatcttaaaaaaaaaatcatgcttgCGTGTAATACGCAGGCCAATCACAACTCAAGGTTAAGGAGCGAACTTTCAGAGCCCCTTGTAAACTGTCTTTCAACATTCAACATTGTTTAATTACAGGAAAAAAATACTGGATTTTCCTCCGGGAGGTTAACACTAAAGGCTACAAGCCTGGCGAGGTCTTACCCCTCATTAACTAAATACAGTGTGCATCAGCGACAGACGCATTTGCACATCAATAACATACACCTATATAAACATCAGTTACATATTTCACCCATATTTTACTCATTTAAGTAGATCTTGTTTGCAGGTCATGAAATATAGGTGTTATATATTCTAAAGGATTAATACATTCAGAATATGCATTTTTCAGCATACACAAACAAAATAAATGTTCTAAAACATGCTTAGTTGCAAATATTATACATTCAGAATACAGTGTACGGAGAAAACAAGCCCTGTTGGAACCAATCGATTCCGTTTTAGTATCACGCTTAACGACAATAGAGATAAATAAAAATTAAGTGCATATGTACTGTTACATGTAAATGACTATATATCTACAATGACGCCGGTCTAGTGTGGTGCGTCTGTTGCAAGTAAAGTTGCTAGGTACCCATTACAACATAAAGCATAATTTTGCAAAGTAGGGAAAGAGAAAGCAGTTTTCACTCGAGTGAAAAAAAGAAGCGTAGAAAACTGCCGGAAAAAACATACAAATGGGTGCATGAAAGAATATAAAAAAGAGATTGCGTTTTCCAGCTCTTTGAAATCATTTCGAGTTTTCACGTTACTTAAAAGCGTGCCCTTCGAGATGGGTTTCTACTTTACGCAAGTGAGTCTTTGCCGGC from Rhipicephalus microplus isolate Deutch F79 chromosome 7, USDA_Rmic, whole genome shotgun sequence includes these protein-coding regions:
- the LOC142767183 gene encoding uncharacterized protein LOC142767183, with the protein product MVGRQADSCKKRNTFVCDSTVTFPSFPANETEHSVDERGSGNDSATEHYHYGPVGADGDELMRFCAEYARKPQDGVQDVLSFLSRFNLDIRHMVDDPAEDPLKRMMELSLEYGVVAPVAFSRKYNVIGEASAPFVIDIALNPEVNEFIAASRTMGEEDIEWFYRTFLSHYALVGNSTIKEQLMDSDDEISEFVNDTYGSDQPVKLSIASLSNSTGIPEDHWKELLTQFGRSKHASYEHVTAEEQALAMVAYLSRPDQRLNNRLVLAWHVLRYLVGPKLDVLEALNRTGAYENLDGVAMLTQEDKCHRLVDNVIGVPYKALDMLEGENAVSIETISNVTRFMAEFQDAAAFVFRDGAKLQDVVASKAASAEGSTTPASRHVALFPESPAGSFEAEYLFRALGDTKTDTATTTEQDQAASAPTFPKLWLRRLRAWHALPPLVQALLPAMVSVVNVDSLAAFFRPPYYDVRALPAYNFAALGQIIAQAVAHELIKRRHDDPAVGERWRRFWDGDDQVTGSSLYCLYAGYSENDTRRQSRLEESDLPNETRLDELLGSRIAYLAFQRARHSNASDNGYTQTLPGVLLSSKQLFLVMHCALSCAMGGGHSPAVVVPPDRRCMVMYKARKRFIDTPCGKASGERVPNECRYL